A single genomic interval of Pseudochaenichthys georgianus chromosome 3, fPseGeo1.2, whole genome shotgun sequence harbors:
- the LOC117442309 gene encoding ubiquitin carboxyl-terminal hydrolase 2-like, which yields MKAKALSVRECTWMSEECHLVEELHGGTKRDSLCLPNIFRSRKVKPLTKIQTGPTYQVYHTARELLLEVLDRGAVRELIRRAAGVKVGAHRPSYSQSREQGADLTEEEYTEALTWFSIVLQGGLSVGQNCSFDSELMLKLDGWQGVLKRNSFQTNLLSLTRLEDRDKLEALSAFCSHLTRRYQALYTPGRNLAVKKYTLSYDQGHCSLHLALLCDTSSGFICNMYLYSAEQLQRQSRKPVVEQVVGHLLRPFCGHRHLVQMDSSARTDGRLSDIFSSLGVDIQFVSPVNTSSPPVMLKQTSEDAVSQLAHLQGWTGPALFPQPDQKGSVVEVFLPGLWVTLHILCINTFVLHTLQCEGSLRQVSLTEFSRTLASKLAADSSVTVPVLPRLNSSVYQETGLTNLSKQRTNTISCGHVMENEREGCSSAARLQGGNRPGVCGLDNAGNSCYLNAVLQCLCSTVPLVEHLLDQDTRKELRRLKCRVVVTFVRLLEEMWLGRSSSCAPVEARSVLCSILPQFNNYSQQDAQELLLFLLNALHDDLNKHKMRSSKQPRQDQKRNCVPAAGGSTIVSHLFEGQLAYMTLCMHCDHQTHSTQTFTVLSLPLPTDINKCSIQDCLSLFFEQTVLTGGEQMLCSMCGLRRETTVLTCLDKPPEILLLHLKRFGCKGKNQVKLKTNVEFSSMLDLSPFLSSSVQNNSFSSYHLYAVVNHIGHLNMGHYTALCHNALTRTWHCFDDSAVREVQDSLVQSPNAYMLLYSRKPFQKPNIHGL from the exons ATGAAGGCCAAGGCTCTGTCAGTGAGGGAGTGCACATGGATGTCAGAGGAGTGCCACCTAGTGGAGGAGCTGCATGGAGGCACCAAAAGGGACAGCCTGTGTTTACCAAACATCTTCAGGTCCAGAAAGGTGAAGCCGCTCACTAAGATTCAGACAGGACCCACATACCAGGTGTACCACACAGCCAGAGAGCTCCTGCTGGAGGTTCTGGACAGAGGAGCGGTCCGGGAGCTGATCCGGAGAGCTGCCGGTGTGAAGGTTGGAGCCCACCGCCCCTCATACAGCCAGAGCAGAGAGCAGGGTGCAGACCTCACTGAGGAGGAGTACACCGAGGCACTAACCTGGTTCTCTATCGTCCTGCAGGGCGGTCTGTCTGTGGGACAGAACTGCAGCTTCGACTCTGAGCTGATGTTGAAACTGGATGGATGGCAGGGTGTCCTGAAGAGGAACAGCTTCCAGACCAACCTCCTGTCTCTAACCAGACTGGAGGACAGAGACAAGCTTGAAGCCCTCTCTGCCTTCTGCAGCCACCTGACCAGGCGCTACCAGGCCCTTTACACACCGGGTCGCAACCTGGCTGTGAAGAAATACACACTTTCCTACGACCAGGGGCATTGCTCTCTCCATCTTGCCCTCCTCTGTGACACGAGCTCTGGGTTTATCTGTAACATGTACCTGTACAGTGCAGAGCAGCTCCAGAGGCAGAGCAGGAAGCCTGTGGTGGAGCAGGTGGTGGGACACCTGCTGAGACCTTTCTGCGGCCACAGACACCTGGTTCAGATGGACAGCTCTGCTCGGACGGATGGGAGACTCTCAGACATCTTCTCTAGCTTAGGGGTGGATATTCAATTTGTTTCACCTGTCAACACATCTTCTCCACCCGTCATGCTCAAACAAACCTCTGAGGACGCAGTGTCTCAGCTGGCCCACCTGCAGGGCTGGACCGGGCCTGCTCTGTTTCCTCAGCCCGACCAGAAGGGGTCAGTGGTGGAGGTGTTTCTCCCCGGCCTCTGGGTGACGCTGCACATCCTGTGCATCAACACCTTTGTGCTCCACACCCTGCAGTGCGAAGGTTCCCTCAGGCAGGTCTCCCTGACAGAGTTCAGCAGGACTCTGGCTTCTAAGCTGGCGGCCGACAGCAGCGTCACTGTGCCCGTCCTGCCTCGACTTAACAGCAGCGTTTACCAGGAGACAGGTCTGACAAATCTGTCCAAGCAAAG GACGAACACCATCAGCTGTGGTCATGTGATGGAAAATGAGAGAGAAGGCTGCAGCTCTGCGGCGAGGCTGCAGGGCGGGAACAGACCAGGAGTGTGCGGTTTGGACAACGCAGGCAACTCCTGCTACTTAAATGCAGTGTTACAGTGTCTGTGTTCCACCGTGCCTCTCGTGGAGCACCTCCTCGATCAGGACACTCGCAAAGAGCTGAGGAG GTTGAAGTGTCGGGTGGTGGTGACGTTTGTCCGCCTGCTGGAGGAGATGTGGCTGGGAAGGAGCTCCAGCTGTGCGCCTGTGGAAGCCAGGTCAGTGCTGTGCTCAATCCTCCCCCAGTTCAACAACTACTCCCAGCAGGACGCCCAGGAACTGCTGCTCTTCCTCCTCAACGCACTCCACGACGACCTCAATAAG CACAAGATGCGCTCCTCAAAACAACCAAGACAAGACCAGAAGAGGAACTGTGTCCCTGCAGCGGGGGGGTCCACCATCGTGTCACATCTGTTCGAGGGCCAGCTGGCCTACATGACCCTCTGCATGCACTGCGACCACCAGACACACAGCACTCAGACCTTCACTGTGCTGTCACTGCCTCTCCCAACAGACATCAATAAGTGCTCCATTCAG GACTGCCTGTCTCTGTTCTTCGAGCAGACCGTCCTGACCGGGGGGGAGCAGATGTTGTGTTCCATGTGTGGGCTGAGGAGAGAAACGACAGTCCTCACTTGTTTAGACAAACCTCCAGAGATCCTCCTGTTGCACCTGAAACG GTTTGGTTGTAAGGGGAAGAACCAGGTGAAACTGAAGACTAATGTTGAGTTCTCCTCGATGCTCGACCTCTCCCCGTTTCTGTCCAGCTCAGTACAGAACAACTCATTTTCTTCATACCACCTTTATGCTGTTGTG AACCACATAGGTCACCTGAACATGGGTCACTACACCGCTCTGTGCCACAACGCGCTGACTCGGACCTGGCATTGTTTTGATGACTCAGCAGTCAGAGAGGTCCAGGACAGCCTTGTTCAATCTCCCAATGCCTACATGCTGCTCTACAGCCGCAAGCCCTTCCAGAAGCCCAACATCCACGGACTCTGA
- the usp8 gene encoding LOW QUALITY PROTEIN: ubiquitin carboxyl-terminal hydrolase 8 (The sequence of the model RefSeq protein was modified relative to this genomic sequence to represent the inferred CDS: inserted 2 bases in 1 codon): protein MPAVSNGLRELYLSTSLGELNKKAEIKPDKTSTRNYVQSACKIFKAAEECRLDRDEEKAYVLYMKYLTVYDIIKKRPDFKQQPDYYMTMLGPNSFKKAIEAAEKLSESLKLRYEEVEVRKKLEEKERQEEKKRREEMKEKDSGRGSPKVSSANKKDSKKIKGEQNELKTELRNTPSKAGGISAEKLFHMMEDQTITIIVMDARSLRDFEESRIQVPGQTCISVPEEAVSPGIIVTQIEGKLPDASKEHWKRRGFVDYIVLLDWFSSVTDLKLGTTLQSLKDALFKWDSITILRSEPLVLEGGYENWLLFYPMFTSNAKVHPPRPNVISSRPQLNFSYPSLEEPKPVTPPQPEPEVTPEPQEASTPVLVNGVAPAEPPTSKTSEVTDGPPDSLESTVTGSTNSGLDVSKKGPAAGASIQTPANKAFPQFDRAKKPSVCVTDEPKPGQNGSIQNGPNMPDRSVKPSITPNNSLSKEEQSQIHSEAVAGMEKAKQEQEKRNQERRAEGERREKEEKERFEREQSEKRKNDEQENGPQEKKKLERQKAEEDDQENRVWDDKERRGKEQNSEPPSKSMSLDSPAPNHIVSEIKREPLTRARSEEMGRSVPGLPIGWMKFLDTVTGTYRYYHSPTNRVHLYPPEVTVPQTPPSTPPTVKQKPPRPAESDSDQDREQSKLKRSYSSPDIAQDLRDETQKKTAPPXTAVTPTINRETKPATKVYSKVEIARPSAAKIRNLNPSFGGLGPSLTGLRNMGNTCYMNSILQCLCNTPAMAEYFNNNYYLEDINRYNILGHKGEVAEEFGVIMKALWSGLYKSISPRDFKVTIGKINDQFACYDQQDSQELLLFLMDGLHEDLNKADNRKRYKEEDNDHMDDQAAADLAWSKHKLLNESIIVALFQGQFKSTVQCLTCHRKSRTFETFMYLSLPLASTSKCSLQDCLRLFSKEEKLTDNNKVFCRHCKAHRDSTKKLEIWKVPPIVLVHLKRFSYEGRWKQKLQTSVDFPLETLDLFQYVIGPKNNLKRYSLYGVSNHYGGLDGGHYTAYCKNGPKQRWYKFDDHEVMEISTPSVKSSAAYILFYSTL, encoded by the exons ATGCCTGCAGTTTCCAATGGGCTCAGAGAGCTGTATCTGTCCACTTCTCTGGGGGAACTCAACAAAAAGGCTGAAATTAAGCCGGACAAGACAAGCACCCGGAA CTATGTTCAGAGTGCCTGCAAAATCTTCAAGGCGGCAGAGGAGTGTCGTCTGGACAGAGACGAAGAGAAAGCTTATGTGCTGTACATGAAGTATTTAACTGTATATGATATCATCAAGAAAAGACCAGACTTCAAGCAGCAACCG GATTATTACATGACCATGCTTGGGCCAAACAGCTTTAAGAAAGCCATCGAAGCCGCAGAGAAACTCTCTGAAAGCCTTAAACTCAG GTATGAGGAAGTTGAGGTTCGAAAAAAACTTGAGGAGAAGGAGAGACAAGAGGAGAAGAAAAGGAGGGAGGAAATGAAAGAGAAAGATAGCGGTCGAGGTTCTCCAAAAGTGTCTTCAGCAAACAAGAAAGACAGCAAAAAG ATAAAAGGAGAACAGAATGAACTGAAGACTGAACTAAGGAATACACCCTCGAAAG CTGGTGGCATCTCAGCTGAGAAACTTTTCCACATGATGGAGGACCAGACAATTACAATAATTGTTATGGATGCGCGCAGCCTCAGGGACTTTGAGGAGTCTCGCATTCAGGTCCCGGGCCAGACGTGCATTAGCGTGCCGGAGGAGGCCGTCAGCCCAGG AATCATTGTGACTCAGATTGAGGGGAAGCTGCCAGATGCGTCTAAAGAGCATTGGAAGCGGAGGGGATTTGTGGATTATATCGTGCTGCTGGACTGGTTCAGTTCTGTCACTGACCTTAAACTGGGCACCACCTTGCAGAGCCTCAAAGACGCCCTCTTTAAA TGGGACAGCATCACAATCCTGCGTAGTGAGCCGTTGGTGCTGGAGGGAGGCTACGAGAACTGGCTGTTGTTTTACCCCATGTTCACATCCAACGCTAAAGTCCACCCTCCTCGACCGAATGTCATCAGCTCCCGCCCCCAGT TGAACTTTAGCTACCCATCCCTAGAGGAACCAAAGCCTGTGACCCCACCTCAACCAGAGCCCGAGGTGACACCCGAGCCTCAGGAGGCCTCCACTCCTGTGCTGGTGAACGGGGTTGCACCAGCAGAACCCCCCACATCAAAAACCTCCGAGGTTACTGACGGGCCGCCAGACTCTCTGGAGTCCACCGTCACCGGCTCGACTAATTCTGGGCTAGACGTTAGTAAGAAGGGCCCTGCAGCAGGTGCATCCATTCAGACGCCTGCAAACAAAGCTTTCCCACAG TTTGACCGTGCCAAGAAACCCTCTGTCTGTGTTACCGACGAGCCAAAGCCCGGCCAGAACGGATCCATACAGAACGGCCCAAATATGCCCGACCGCTCAGTCAAACCATCCATCACCCCCAACAATTCACTGTCTAAAGAAGAACAGAGCCAGATACACTCTGAGGCTGTAGCAGGGATGGAGAAGGCGAAGCAAGAGCAGGAGAAACGAAACCAGGAGCGTCGGGCAGAGGGTGAGAGACgggagaaggaggagaaggAAAGGTTTGAAAGGGAGCAAAGTGAGAAGAGGAAGAATGACGAGCAGGAGAATGGACCTCAGGAGAAAAAGAAACTGGAACGGCAGAAGGCAGAAGAAGACGATCAAGAGAACAGGGTGTGGGACGataaagagaggaggggaaAGGAGCAGAACTCTGAACCTCCCTCCAAGAGTATGTCCCTGGACTCTCCTGCTCCCAATCATATCGTAAGTGAAATTAAG AGGGAGCCCCTGACCCGAGCAAGAAGTGAGGAGATGGGAAGGAGTGTCCCAGGCCTTCCAATTGGTTGGATGAAG TTCCTGGACACGGTGACGGGGACCTACAGATACTACCATTCCCCGACCAACCGTGTCCACCTGTACCCGCCGGAGGTCACTgttccccagacccccccctccACGCCGCCAACAGTTAAACAGAAACCCCCGCGGCCCGCTGAATCAGACTCCGACCAGGACCGGGAGCAGTCTAAACTGAAACGCTCCTACTCCTCCCCCGATATCGCCCAGGACCTGAGAGACGAGACCCAGAAGAAAACTGCCCCCCC CACCGCTGTCACACCCACCATCAACAGAGAGACCAA GCCTGCCACTAAAGTCTATTCTAAAGTGGAGATCGCACGGCCGTCAGCTGCCAAAATTCGCAACCTCAACCCTTCTTTTGGAGGTCTGGGTCCATCGCTGACGGGCCTCCGCAACATGGGCAACACATGCTACATGAACTCCATCCTGCAATGTCTGTGTAACACTCCTGCCATGGCCGAGTACTTCAACAACAATTACTACCTGGAGGACATCAACAG GTACAACATCCTTGGCCATAAGGGCGAGGTGGCGGAGGAGTTTGGAGTGATCATGAAGGCGCTGTGGAGCGGTCTGTACAAGAGCATCAGCCCGCGGGACTTTAAGGTCACCATAGGCAAGATCAATGACCAGTTTGCTTGCTATGACCAGCAAGACTCCCAGGAGCTGCTGCTGTTCCTCATGGACGGGCTCCACGAGGACCTCAACAAG GCGGACAACAGGAAGCGGTACAAAGAGGAGGATAACGACCATATGGATGATCAGGCAGCAGCCGACCTGGCCTGGAGCAAACACAAGCTGCTGAACGAGTCCATCATCGTGGCTCTGTTCCAGGGTCAGTTCAAGTCCACCGTGCAGTGTCTGACCTGCCACCGCAAGTCACGGACCTTTGAGACTTTCATGTACCTGTCGCTGCCTCTGGCCTCCACCAGCAAGTGCTCCCTGCAG GATTGTCTGAGGCTGTTCTCCAAGGAAGAGAAGCTGACGGACAACAACAAGGTGTTCTGCCGACACTGCAAAGCCCACAGAGACTCCACCAAGAAGCTGGAGATCTGGAAGGTCCCGCCCATTGTCCTGGTGCACCTAAAGCG ATTCTCCTATGAGGGCAGATGGAAGCAGAAGCTACAGACGTCGGTAGATTTCCCTCTAGAAACTCTGGACCTGTTCCAGTACGTCATTGGACCCAAAAACAACCTGAAGAGATACAGCCTGTATGGGGTTTCT AACCACTACGGGGGTTTAGACGGCGGCCATTACACCGCCTACTGTAAGAACGGGCCCAAACAGCGCTGGTACAAGTTTGATGACCACGAGGTGATGGAAATCTCCACCCCCTCCGTCAAGTCCTCCGCAGCCTACATCCTGTTTTACTCCACCCTGTGA